One window of Camelina sativa cultivar DH55 chromosome 4, Cs, whole genome shotgun sequence genomic DNA carries:
- the LOC104780597 gene encoding hydroxyproline O-galactosyltransferase GALT6-like, producing MGGMSHLSLSELVNALGDATGITVTWDVDVDSVFAGSLPTSHPNFAPQRYLELSSNWQAPSIPDEEVELFTGILSASNHFVERMAVRKSWMQHKLFKSSKVVARFFVAVVSLA from the exons ATGGGAGGCATGTCACATCTTTCCCTTTCCGAACT GGTTAATGCACTTGGGGATGCTACTGGTATAACTGTTACTTGGGATGTAGATGTTGACTCTGTTTTTGCTGGCTCTCTCCCAACCTCGCACCCTAATTTTGCTCCTCAGAGATATCTTGAGCTCTCAAGCAATTGGCAGGCCCCATCAATACCTGATGAAGAAGTTGAGTTATTCACTGGTATTCTTTCTGCGAGTAATCATTTTGTTGAGCGGATGGCCGTGAGGAAGTCTTGGATGCAACACAAACTCTTCAAATCTTCCAAAGTAGTGGCTCGGTTCTTTGTGGCAGTGGTAAGTTTAGCATAG
- the LOC104780594 gene encoding formin-like protein 14, with protein MGKKKAKMKKKTKGGKAMNPTDVFRKEQRQKELFRNKLVRYKVREVGILKKDPEQIKEQIRKLDMSKAEGALDKARKHKKRQLEDTLQMVVKKRKEHEDKMKEQGKPTTSVMFSHLPQQRRTGEEDARSRNLTPQDSVYYHPTLNPTGAPPPGKPPMYKSSIGPGIPIDGVSSIGAASFSNIELEDAVMTSPPPPPLLIDGSSPGSTLPIPPPPPPLLIDGSSPGSTLPIPPPPPPPLPPNPPVPTTGLAFPPPPPGPPPNERVSVRPPLPPPPPLPQSSQLPPPGLSGSETDSNILPSSDQTFSDHKVSTVTFIPPPPPGLPPKPVSNGSDGGPLNSDTTSSNLQDANFSTMVTPPLLPQQHQPALLSNLQPDLLHPGILHFPPLPPDMRPLPGPAPHGMLGHLGVPRLPYARPPPMMRPPLPRGPPPNFQDGHAMSRPYVPQKPSYVKAAAPTVVKRPLAQHTPELTSMVPASVRVKRESVATTKPKPNTSTVSTLGFTPRTITTYAAPVKPASATNTSAPSKPQSIDQSYSAFLEDMKALGALDS; from the exons atgggaaaaaaaaaagcaaagatgaagaagaagacgaaaggaGGGAAGGCGATGAACCCTACCGATGTCTTCCGCAAAGAGCAACGACAGAAAGAACTATTCCGT AACAAGTTAGTGAGATATAAAGTAAGAGAGGTGGGAATTTTGAAGAAGGATCCTGAACAAATCAAGGAACAGATCAGGAAACTCGATATGTCAA AGGCTGAAGGTGCGTTGGACAAagcaagaaaacataaaaagagacAACTTGAAGATACATTGCAGATGGttgtgaagaagaggaag gaACATGAGGATAAAATGAAGGAGCAGGGGAAGCCTACAACTTCTGTTATGTTTAG CCACCTACCCCAACAACGAAGAACTGGCGAGGAGGATGCAAGATCAAGGAACCTAACACCACAA GATTCTGTTTATTATCATCCTACATTGAACCCGACTGGTGCCCCTCCCCCTGGAAAGCCACCCATGTATAAATCCTCAATAg GACCTGGAATCCCCATAGATGGTGTTTCCTCTATCGGTGCTGCATCATTTTCAAATATTGAGTTAGAAGATGCTGTAATGACTTCTCCCCCGCCTCCACCTCTCCTAATAGATGGCAGTAGCCCAGGCTCTACTTTGCCTAttccacctccacctccacctctCCTAATAGATGGCAGTAGCCCAGGCTCTACTTTGCCTAttccacctccacctccacctccattGCCTCCAAACCCTCCTGTCCCAACTACTGGACTTGCTTTTCCACCACCGCCCCCTGGTCCCCCACCAAATGAGCGGGTTTCGGTTCGTCCTCCTCTTCCGCCACCTCCTCCCCTTCCTCAATCTTCCCAACTACCTCCACCTGGCCTTAGTGGAAGTGAAACTGATAGCAATATCCTTCCCTCATCAGATCAAACCTTCAGCGACCATAAG GTCTCTACTGTGACTTTTATCCCTCCTCCTCCGCCTGGGCTTCCCCCGAAACCTGTAAGCAATGGATCTGATGGTGGTCCATTAAATTCTGATACTACTAGTAGCAATCTTCAAGATGCTAACTTCTCAACAATGGTTACACCACCACTCTTACCTCAACAGCACCAACCAGCTTTACTCTCTAATTTACAGCCTGATCTTCTGCATCCAGGGATATTACACTTTCCACCGCTGCCTCCAGATATGCGCCCCCTTCCTGGACCCGCTCCTCATGGAATGTTGGGTCATCTAGGAGTCCCAAGGCTGCCTTATGCTCGACCACCTCCTATGATGAGACCGCCACTTCCTCGAGGACCACCACCTAATTTTCAAGATGGACATGCAATGAGTAGGCCATATGTGCCACAAAAACCATCTTATGTAAAAGCTGCTGCTCCTACGGTTGTCAAGAGACCACTTGCTCAGCACACACCTGAGCTTACATCCATG GTCCCTGCATCAGTTCGGGTCAAAAGAGAGTCAGTAGCTACAACCAAACCAAAGCCAAACACTTCGACAGTGAGCACCCTGGGATTTACACCAAGGACTATTACAACTTATGCTGCCCCGGTAAAGCCAGCGTCGGCCACCAACACATCAGCACCGTCAAAGCCACAGAGCATCGACCAGTCTTATTCCGCTTTCTTGGAGGATATGAAAGCTCTAGGAGCACTTGATAGCTAG